The Thermodesulforhabdaceae bacterium genome has a window encoding:
- a CDS encoding UDP-N-acetylmuramoyl-L-alanyl-D-glutamate--2,6-diaminopimelate ligase: MMTLSDLLAHLNALGIGTKLVKGSQEEVITGITTDSRTVKKGELFVAIKGTHTDGHLFVPDATRNGATAVMVERSWLEAEIRNPSFLSSGPNPAVITVEDTHKAVAFAASAFYGFPTEKLHLTGVTGTNGKTTTTILIEAIYRQAGFEVGRIGTIGYCWKKHLIQAPLTTPDPIMLQRLFAEMVTDGVDHVVMEVSSHALSQKRIFGCFYDVAVFTNLSHDHLDFHKTMESYFEAKSLLFLEHLGRRSKSSNIVTTSPSGCAVINIDDPYGAQLSKMLEGRDIKILTYGISNPAKIAPLKYKCCPDGSFVSIKTPVGEVSIDSRLLGRLNVYNILAAVGAGIAHGIDLDVIAAGISSVSGVDGRLQKVPIDAPFHVIVDYAHTPDAMEKALSCIREWAPGRIITVFGCGGDRDPTKRPLMAKVATDYSDVVIVTSDNPRTEDPQKIIEDILAGIPPDWVRNSLIDEDLKLPKKIFSVVIDRRTAIKKAIQIARDGDVVFIGGKGHETYQIIGRERIPFDDRCVAKECYSELKKACER, from the coding sequence ATGATGACTCTATCAGATTTGCTTGCGCACCTTAATGCCCTTGGGATCGGGACGAAACTTGTTAAGGGATCCCAAGAAGAAGTTATTACCGGTATAACAACCGACAGCCGCACAGTTAAAAAAGGGGAACTGTTTGTTGCCATCAAAGGAACCCATACTGACGGACATCTTTTTGTCCCCGATGCGACGAGAAACGGAGCCACGGCGGTAATGGTTGAAAGATCGTGGTTGGAAGCAGAAATAAGAAATCCTTCTTTTCTAAGTTCAGGCCCAAATCCCGCCGTCATCACCGTTGAAGATACTCACAAAGCAGTTGCTTTTGCAGCTTCGGCTTTTTACGGTTTTCCCACGGAAAAACTACATCTAACCGGTGTTACCGGCACTAACGGAAAAACTACAACCACAATACTCATTGAAGCCATATATCGTCAGGCTGGTTTTGAAGTGGGACGCATAGGCACCATAGGCTACTGCTGGAAGAAACATCTCATTCAGGCACCACTCACTACGCCAGATCCAATTATGCTTCAGCGGCTCTTTGCTGAAATGGTAACGGACGGTGTGGATCACGTCGTAATGGAAGTTTCATCACACGCCCTTTCGCAAAAAAGAATCTTCGGCTGTTTTTACGACGTTGCTGTCTTTACAAACCTTTCTCACGACCATCTGGATTTTCACAAGACTATGGAGTCTTACTTCGAAGCAAAAAGCCTTTTGTTTTTGGAACATCTGGGAAGGCGCTCCAAATCCAGCAATATTGTTACAACTTCACCTAGCGGTTGCGCTGTGATCAACATTGATGATCCTTATGGAGCTCAACTTTCCAAAATGCTGGAAGGAAGAGATATAAAAATTTTGACCTACGGCATATCTAATCCGGCAAAAATCGCTCCACTGAAATATAAATGTTGTCCTGACGGCTCGTTTGTAAGCATAAAGACCCCTGTTGGCGAAGTTTCCATAGACTCCAGGCTTCTTGGACGGCTTAATGTCTATAACATTCTTGCCGCAGTAGGAGCCGGTATAGCTCACGGTATAGATCTGGACGTCATAGCGGCTGGTATTTCTTCGGTGAGCGGAGTTGACGGAAGGCTTCAGAAAGTTCCAATAGACGCCCCATTCCACGTCATTGTTGATTACGCCCATACTCCCGACGCCATGGAAAAAGCTCTTTCCTGCATACGAGAATGGGCTCCGGGAAGAATCATTACCGTATTCGGCTGTGGAGGCGATCGAGATCCCACAAAACGCCCTCTTATGGCTAAAGTGGCTACGGATTACAGCGACGTGGTCATTGTAACCAGCGACAATCCCAGAACGGAAGATCCCCAGAAAATAATTGAAGACATCCTCGCCGGAATACCACCAGACTGGGTCAGGAATTCCCTTATCGACGAAGATTTGAAGTTGCCGAAAAAAATTTTCTCTGTAGTTATAGACAGGCGAACAGCCATCAAAAAAGCTATTCAGATTGCTAGAGACGGCGACGTAGTGTTTATTGGTGGTAAAGGCCATGAAACCTACCAGATTATCGGGCGGGAAAGGATCCCCTTCGATGATCGGTGTGTTGCAAAGGAATGTTACAGCGAATTAAAGAAGGCGTGCGAAAGATAA
- the murF gene encoding UDP-N-acetylmuramoyl-tripeptide--D-alanyl-D-alanine ligase codes for MMGEKIWSLDDLLKATGGELISGSRQRVNFCGISTDSRTIERGNVFVALIGERFDGHDFLMEALEKGAECLIVEKLPDSFDIMASGTRHDAPIHIPTIIKVPSTLKALGDLAHYHRSSFTGPVVGITGSNGKTSTKEMIASVLEGSFQVLKNPMNWNNNIGVPLSLLRLEDHHTAIVIEMGINHLNEMDELVATAEPTIGVITNIQKAHLEGLESEEQIFREKTKLWRALPKEKGCAIVNLDDPWLFRASEDLKNVAILYFSLKGNADLTVDGDVQCSRKGTSFIARSGKDMAEVNLPVLGEHFALNALAALAVGIHLGISLETGAKRLSNWKPVSHRMECLVLHDGSVIIDDTYNANPGSMIRAIETVAKMAYSENKPFIAVIGDMKELGHASEELHRLVGQSLAEKKPAGIFTLGSLASFIAEEGRKAGVPVVIEAMNHSTLLEALTEHWIPGAWLLVKGSRSMRMEQIVEGLVADAET; via the coding sequence ATGATGGGAGAAAAAATCTGGTCTCTGGATGACCTTTTAAAAGCTACGGGTGGAGAGCTTATTTCGGGAAGCAGGCAGAGGGTTAATTTTTGCGGTATCAGCACAGATTCCAGAACCATTGAGCGGGGAAATGTCTTTGTGGCTCTCATCGGAGAGCGCTTCGACGGACACGATTTTTTAATGGAGGCTCTGGAAAAAGGCGCAGAATGTCTAATAGTCGAAAAACTACCCGACAGTTTCGACATTATGGCGTCAGGAACACGTCATGATGCCCCCATACACATCCCCACCATCATAAAAGTTCCCAGCACTCTTAAAGCGCTCGGCGACCTTGCCCACTATCATCGCTCTTCTTTCACAGGACCTGTTGTAGGTATTACGGGATCAAACGGGAAAACATCCACTAAGGAGATGATAGCCAGTGTTCTTGAAGGTTCCTTCCAGGTGCTGAAAAACCCTATGAACTGGAACAACAACATCGGAGTCCCTCTCTCCCTCCTTCGCCTTGAAGATCACCACACAGCTATTGTGATAGAAATGGGCATAAACCATCTTAACGAGATGGATGAACTCGTAGCCACGGCTGAACCTACAATTGGCGTGATAACAAACATACAGAAGGCTCACCTGGAAGGACTTGAATCGGAAGAACAGATTTTTCGAGAAAAGACCAAGCTCTGGCGCGCACTCCCGAAAGAAAAAGGATGCGCTATTGTGAACCTTGATGATCCATGGCTTTTTAGAGCATCAGAAGATCTCAAGAATGTTGCCATTTTGTACTTCAGTCTTAAAGGAAACGCCGATCTAACCGTAGACGGCGATGTCCAATGCTCCCGCAAAGGCACGTCTTTTATAGCAAGAAGCGGGAAGGATATGGCGGAGGTTAACCTGCCCGTTCTGGGAGAACACTTCGCTCTAAACGCTCTTGCGGCGCTAGCTGTTGGTATTCATCTGGGAATTTCTCTAGAAACCGGCGCAAAAAGGCTTTCTAACTGGAAGCCTGTATCTCATCGGATGGAGTGTCTGGTTCTCCATGACGGATCCGTCATCATTGACGACACTTACAACGCAAACCCAGGATCAATGATTCGCGCAATAGAAACGGTTGCGAAGATGGCTTACAGTGAAAACAAACCCTTCATAGCCGTGATTGGCGACATGAAGGAACTTGGGCACGCATCGGAAGAACTCCACAGGTTAGTTGGACAAAGTCTTGCAGAAAAAAAGCCTGCTGGCATATTTACTCTTGGAAGTCTTGCAAGCTTTATAGCTGAAGAAGGACGTAAGGCGGGAGTGCCTGTTGTAATAGAAGCTATGAATCATTCTACCCTTTTGGAAGCATTAACCGAACACTGGATCCCCGGAGCATGGCTACTCGTAAAGGGATCCCGTTCAATGAGAATGGAACAAATTGTGGAAGGATTGGTTGCCGATGCAGAAACGTAA
- the murD gene encoding UDP-N-acetylmuramoyl-L-alanine--D-glutamate ligase, with protein MQKRKVLVVGLGISGISICDALVGAHHNVTASQEKHDDAYPLIEVTATDSKPLQDLGISKEVLDRLSRAGCRFVLGSNDVGDVRQFQEIIVSPGVPLDIPLLQEARKQGIPIVGELEWAWRRINMPVIAVTGTNGKTTTTELIGVVMHRWGKRTFVGGNIGVPLTQAVMTPNLWDVAVLEVSSFQLDTADTFAPDIFVVLNITEDHLDRYPSFDAYARSKISPILRQQKGQWAIVNGDDETITRLVRENIDCGKIKEDRLIFWSRRNSLAHGFITGDILNVKLPEKYDSPIRISLANERLKGNHNKENMAAAALACMLFGVPPEIIEEAFANFSPGHHRIEWVDRINGVDFYDDSKATNVDAVVRALECFEGRRVWLFLGGRDKGGSYEKLLKKASTICRGICLFGEARPRILEAIKSLKLDSSLEILEGEDLEEAFSAVIKRVRPGEVVLLSPACSSFDQYRSYAERGDHFKQLVKRWKVLNN; from the coding sequence ATGCAGAAACGTAAAGTGCTTGTTGTAGGACTCGGAATTTCAGGAATATCCATCTGCGATGCTCTGGTGGGAGCACACCATAATGTGACAGCCTCACAGGAGAAACACGATGATGCATATCCATTGATTGAGGTCACAGCTACGGATTCCAAGCCGCTTCAGGATTTAGGAATTTCAAAGGAAGTGCTGGATCGACTTTCAAGAGCCGGTTGCCGATTTGTGCTGGGATCAAACGATGTTGGAGACGTAAGACAGTTTCAGGAAATAATTGTAAGCCCGGGTGTGCCGTTAGACATACCTCTTCTTCAGGAAGCCCGAAAACAGGGCATTCCCATCGTGGGCGAACTTGAATGGGCGTGGCGACGGATTAACATGCCGGTTATAGCCGTCACAGGAACAAACGGAAAAACGACCACGACGGAACTGATCGGGGTTGTTATGCACCGTTGGGGAAAGAGAACCTTTGTCGGTGGAAACATTGGTGTGCCTCTTACTCAAGCCGTCATGACCCCCAACCTTTGGGATGTGGCGGTTCTGGAAGTTAGTAGTTTCCAGCTCGACACAGCCGACACCTTTGCTCCCGACATATTTGTTGTGCTGAACATTACCGAAGATCACCTGGATCGCTACCCTTCCTTTGATGCCTATGCTCGCTCCAAGATATCCCCAATTCTGAGACAACAAAAGGGGCAATGGGCTATAGTCAATGGAGATGACGAAACAATCACCAGGCTTGTTCGTGAAAATATCGATTGTGGAAAAATAAAGGAAGATCGGTTGATTTTCTGGAGCCGACGCAATTCCCTGGCTCACGGCTTCATCACCGGAGATATCCTCAATGTAAAACTTCCCGAAAAATATGATTCCCCAATTAGAATATCCCTAGCTAACGAACGCCTTAAAGGCAATCACAACAAAGAAAACATGGCAGCGGCGGCTCTTGCCTGTATGCTCTTTGGCGTGCCACCTGAAATCATTGAAGAAGCCTTTGCGAACTTTTCACCCGGACACCACCGCATAGAATGGGTTGACAGGATAAACGGAGTGGATTTTTACGACGATTCCAAAGCAACCAATGTTGATGCTGTAGTTAGAGCTCTTGAATGTTTCGAAGGAAGACGAGTATGGCTCTTTCTGGGAGGGCGAGACAAAGGAGGGAGCTACGAAAAACTTCTCAAAAAGGCTTCCACGATATGCCGCGGTATATGTCTTTTTGGAGAAGCTCGCCCCCGAATCCTGGAAGCAATAAAGAGCCTTAAACTCGATTCTTCACTGGAGATTCTGGAAGGAGAAGATCTGGAAGAAGCCTTTTCGGCAGTTATTAAGCGAGTGCGTCCAGGGGAAGTAGTTCTGCTCTCACCAGCCTGTTCGTCCTTTGATCAATATCGAAGCTATGCAGAGCGAGGCGATCATTTTAAGCAACTGGTGAAAAGATGGAAAGTCCTAAACAACTGA
- the ftsW gene encoding putative lipid II flippase FtsW has product MESPKQLNGVAIRQSDRSKTCDILSVELWIIVVSLLVFGIVFVYSASAPYAIRKGYSSFAYALRQGIYITGCLVIMWGMQKIPIDRLFRYSKLLLFIAVVLLAGLLIPGVGVSYNQACRWYQLPGGIHIQPAEYAKVIWIIYLSDAITRRREKLGNFFEGLLLYTILTGFVAGLILKEPDFGNAFLIGLISLVLLAAAGVPWRHFGIYVPIAVFVFYFFLYRVPYRWIRIKATYDPWTNPLKEGYHLLQAWTGLGSGGLTGQGLGMGIQKLSYIPEPFTDFIFAVIGHELGFVGISLLVLIFFFLFMVLRRTIDLVKDFRKKLLALGITTLIMSQAVGNMAVVVGILPTKGLPLPFISYGGSSLMATGIAMGIMLRLIKEERENTIF; this is encoded by the coding sequence ATGGAAAGTCCTAAACAACTGAATGGCGTCGCTATTCGCCAGAGCGATCGAAGCAAAACCTGTGACATTTTATCAGTTGAACTCTGGATTATTGTTGTTTCGCTTCTCGTCTTCGGAATAGTCTTTGTCTATAGCGCCAGCGCTCCCTACGCTATTCGCAAGGGATACAGTAGCTTTGCCTATGCTTTGCGTCAGGGAATTTACATAACAGGATGCCTTGTTATAATGTGGGGCATGCAAAAGATTCCGATAGATAGGCTCTTTCGATATTCCAAGCTACTGCTTTTCATAGCTGTTGTTCTTCTCGCCGGTCTTTTAATTCCGGGCGTTGGAGTAAGCTACAACCAGGCTTGCAGATGGTATCAGCTTCCCGGCGGCATTCATATTCAACCGGCTGAATACGCTAAGGTGATCTGGATCATCTACTTAAGCGACGCCATTACAAGGCGAAGGGAAAAACTCGGAAATTTCTTCGAAGGACTTCTTTTATACACAATACTTACTGGCTTCGTTGCAGGGCTAATCCTGAAAGAACCAGACTTCGGCAATGCCTTTCTTATCGGGTTGATAAGCTTAGTGCTTCTTGCAGCGGCTGGAGTGCCGTGGAGGCATTTTGGAATCTATGTTCCTATAGCCGTTTTTGTGTTCTATTTCTTTTTGTATCGAGTTCCTTACCGTTGGATACGGATTAAAGCAACCTACGATCCCTGGACAAATCCGCTAAAAGAAGGATACCACCTTTTACAGGCATGGACGGGGTTAGGATCAGGTGGACTCACAGGTCAGGGATTAGGAATGGGCATTCAAAAGCTTTCATACATCCCGGAGCCTTTCACAGACTTCATTTTTGCTGTAATCGGTCATGAACTGGGCTTTGTCGGAATTAGCTTGTTGGTTCTAATATTTTTCTTTCTTTTCATGGTGTTAAGGCGGACAATAGATCTTGTCAAAGACTTTCGCAAAAAATTACTGGCTCTTGGCATAACTACTCTTATCATGAGCCAAGCTGTGGGGAATATGGCGGTCGTCGTGGGAATACTTCCAACCAAAGGACTTCCTCTTCCCTTTATTTCCTACGGTGGAAGCAGTCTAATGGCGACCGGCATAGCAATGGGGATCATGTTGAGACTAATCAAAGAGGAAAGGGAAAACACCATTTTTTAA
- the murC gene encoding UDP-N-acetylmuramate--L-alanine ligase codes for MKKYPPYQHVHFVGIGGSGMSGIAEVLLNLGYQVSGSDLKESDTTRRLASLGAKIYIGHRKENIHGADVVVYSSAVKPDNPELEEARRLKHVPIIPRAEMLAEIMRMKHSILVAGAHGKTTTTSMIGTLLVASGFDPTVVIGGRLRAWGSNAKMGMGDFFVAEADESDGSFLMLSPTIAVVTNIDLEHLDYYRDINHIAETFVSFLNKIPFYGSAIVCLDNLITPATMKAGGEFCPSSHYNEPQNFMRTLVLPFLKRKVITYGFSADADIRAENIIQNGFKSSYRLIIQGNPAGEIHLNVPGIHNVLNSLAAVGVGLELGLEPDKIAEGLSQFTGVDRRFHLKGEARGITVLDDYGHHPREIQAVLHTMHNCFPDRRKIVVFQPHRYTRTKALMNDFALCFDSCNVLIMTDIYSAGESPIPGVTGELLAKKVAESKTEVVYVPGLEDAIYKLKQIVQSGDVVLTLGAGNVWTVGERLLEHLQDSVNS; via the coding sequence TTGAAGAAATATCCACCGTATCAACACGTTCATTTCGTTGGAATTGGCGGTTCCGGAATGAGCGGAATCGCTGAAGTGCTTTTAAACTTAGGTTACCAGGTGTCGGGATCGGATTTGAAGGAAAGCGATACAACAAGGCGACTTGCATCGCTTGGTGCAAAAATCTATATCGGTCACAGAAAAGAAAACATACATGGGGCTGATGTGGTTGTTTACTCTTCGGCGGTAAAGCCGGACAACCCCGAACTGGAGGAAGCAAGACGACTGAAACATGTGCCCATCATTCCCAGAGCAGAAATGCTTGCAGAGATAATGCGCATGAAACATTCTATCCTTGTGGCGGGGGCTCACGGTAAAACCACCACTACATCCATGATTGGCACTCTTCTTGTTGCGAGCGGATTCGACCCAACGGTTGTTATTGGTGGGAGGTTACGAGCCTGGGGATCTAACGCAAAAATGGGAATGGGAGATTTTTTTGTAGCCGAAGCTGATGAAAGCGACGGTTCTTTTCTTATGCTTTCTCCCACTATTGCAGTGGTCACTAACATAGACCTGGAACACCTGGATTACTACCGCGATATTAACCACATAGCCGAAACTTTCGTAAGTTTTCTAAACAAGATACCCTTCTACGGAAGCGCTATCGTTTGTCTGGACAATCTGATTACGCCAGCCACAATGAAAGCTGGCGGAGAGTTTTGTCCATCTTCTCATTATAACGAGCCGCAAAACTTTATGCGGACTCTAGTATTGCCATTTCTCAAGCGAAAAGTCATCACCTATGGCTTTTCCGCTGACGCCGACATACGAGCCGAAAATATCATACAAAATGGCTTCAAAAGCAGTTACCGGCTTATCATTCAGGGCAATCCTGCGGGAGAGATCCACCTGAATGTTCCAGGCATTCACAACGTGCTGAATTCTCTCGCAGCGGTGGGTGTGGGGCTCGAACTGGGACTGGAACCGGATAAGATAGCCGAGGGGCTCTCGCAATTTACAGGAGTTGACAGGAGATTTCACTTGAAAGGAGAAGCTCGAGGTATAACTGTTCTGGACGATTACGGGCACCATCCCCGTGAAATACAGGCTGTGCTGCATACTATGCACAATTGCTTTCCAGATAGGCGCAAAATTGTTGTTTTTCAGCCCCACAGATATACAAGGACGAAAGCCCTCATGAACGACTTTGCCCTATGCTTTGACTCCTGTAACGTTTTGATTATGACCGACATTTACTCCGCTGGAGAATCTCCTATTCCTGGCGTTACGGGAGAACTTCTAGCAAAAAAAGTTGCCGAATCGAAAACAGAGGTTGTGTATGTGCCCGGTCTGGAAGATGCTATTTACAAGCTTAAACAGATTGTCCAGAGTGGCGATGTGGTGCTGACTCTTGGAGCAGGCAATGTATGGACAGTGGGCGAAAGATTACTGGAACATCTTCAGGACAGTGTTAACTCATGA
- the murB gene encoding UDP-N-acetylmuramate dehydrogenase, translated as MKSRLDQILRSASTTKSVLIRENEDLSKRTTFRIGGKAKLFIEPFDEIALGTLVKFFHDHHIPWKIIGAGSNVLVNDEGVEEPIVSLRSFKHDINVESETVTVAGKHSSRKIVVSVDAGMSLKQVLRLCARFGWGGCEFLTGIPATIGGAVFMNAGTSDGVMADIISQIELMTPSGEIFSTNVSAFSPGYRSLGIPEGHIVLKARLELVEETPERVFQRMRAIFLKRKSTQPITHPSAGCIFKNPPAPHPPAGWLIDQCGLKGCRIGDAQISPIHANWIVNLGNAKSREVRELINYAREKVLQKFGIRLEEEIKLW; from the coding sequence ATGAAAAGCCGGCTAGACCAAATTTTGCGATCAGCCTCTACAACGAAATCGGTGCTGATCAGGGAGAATGAAGATCTCTCAAAGCGAACAACTTTCCGTATCGGCGGAAAAGCGAAATTATTTATTGAGCCTTTTGATGAGATCGCTCTGGGAACTCTGGTTAAATTTTTTCATGATCATCATATTCCCTGGAAGATCATCGGAGCGGGCAGCAACGTGCTTGTAAACGACGAAGGAGTAGAGGAACCCATCGTAAGTCTTCGATCCTTCAAGCATGACATAAACGTGGAGTCAGAAACGGTTACAGTTGCAGGAAAACATTCAAGCCGAAAGATTGTTGTCTCAGTTGACGCCGGTATGAGTCTAAAACAGGTTCTTAGATTATGTGCGCGTTTTGGCTGGGGCGGTTGCGAATTTCTCACTGGCATTCCTGCAACTATAGGTGGAGCTGTTTTCATGAACGCTGGAACATCCGACGGCGTGATGGCGGATATCATTTCTCAAATTGAACTTATGACGCCGTCGGGAGAAATTTTTTCAACCAATGTAAGTGCCTTTTCGCCCGGATACAGATCGTTAGGCATCCCGGAAGGACATATTGTTCTTAAAGCCAGACTGGAGCTTGTTGAAGAAACTCCGGAAAGAGTTTTCCAGCGCATGCGGGCAATCTTTCTAAAGCGCAAGTCAACTCAACCCATTACCCATCCCTCAGCCGGATGTATTTTCAAAAACCCTCCTGCGCCTCATCCTCCTGCCGGATGGCTTATTGATCAATGCGGACTCAAGGGATGCAGAATTGGTGACGCTCAGATTAGCCCAATTCACGCCAACTGGATAGTGAATCTTGGGAATGCCAAATCCCGTGAAGTGAGAGAACTCATAAATTATGCCAGAGAAAAAGTGCTGCAAAAATTTGGAATACGCTTAGAAGAAGAAATCAAACTGTGGTAG
- a CDS encoding DUF3786 domain-containing protein: protein MEKETYVPVYTLANRFEADIVADALEREGLPFWIRSFEETAYDGLFVIQKGWGQVLVPRSEFHQAIRLIYSVLKNSSQKGIYEEPDQVDPTLWDEIASRDPDEVCQRAKVSFDKTSGAYVVPFLSSSVRCVVKEKVIEFVEPLPYDRVDFELALVVLHYLIHSEPVDPVGKWVGEKDIPGGNVFFYGPHQLPTRPLEELFQIDVSYFDRAAQLLGAVRENKGDRAYVFQVFPRVPVLLIFWKGDEEFEPRVVFRFDETITRHFPVLDQIFALSYVVYRHVMAAAKK from the coding sequence ATGGAAAAAGAAACATACGTTCCCGTTTACACTCTTGCTAACCGATTTGAAGCCGACATTGTTGCCGATGCTCTGGAAAGGGAGGGGCTTCCCTTCTGGATTAGATCATTTGAAGAAACAGCCTATGATGGTTTGTTTGTTATACAAAAAGGCTGGGGACAGGTGCTTGTGCCCCGTTCTGAATTCCATCAGGCTATACGATTGATATATTCAGTTCTCAAAAACAGCTCTCAAAAAGGGATTTATGAAGAACCCGACCAGGTTGATCCCACCTTGTGGGATGAGATTGCTTCCAGAGATCCAGATGAAGTTTGCCAAAGAGCAAAAGTTTCCTTTGATAAGACATCGGGAGCTTACGTAGTGCCTTTTCTCTCCAGTTCCGTGCGCTGTGTGGTAAAAGAAAAAGTTATAGAATTCGTAGAACCTCTTCCCTATGACCGGGTTGATTTTGAACTTGCTCTTGTAGTGCTTCATTATCTCATTCATTCGGAACCGGTCGATCCAGTTGGGAAATGGGTGGGTGAGAAGGATATTCCTGGTGGAAACGTGTTCTTTTACGGTCCTCATCAGCTTCCCACAAGACCACTTGAAGAGCTTTTTCAGATAGATGTTTCTTACTTTGATAGAGCGGCACAACTTTTGGGTGCTGTTAGAGAGAACAAGGGCGATAGAGCTTATGTTTTCCAGGTTTTTCCCAGGGTTCCGGTTTTATTGATTTTCTGGAAGGGAGATGAAGAATTTGAACCAAGAGTCGTCTTCCGTTTCGACGAAACCATAACAAGGCATTTTCCCGTTCTCGATCAGATTTTTGCTCTTTCCTATGTCGTTTATCGTCACGTTATGGCTGCAGCAAAGAAGTAA
- a CDS encoding glycosyltransferase — translation MKIIYLSRSRFPSTAANSVNVMKMCEAFSLLGHDVLLVGKFETDDLPVVFDYYRVKHKFGLKPIPSWDGSATDPLYVIRSIWEAKKYFPDLVYSRSLEACFGVATLGIPSVYEIHAKPRTLLKRVLLKRLIAMPSLKRIVAITQGLACYLSREGFLKGNKTSYVSDLSYKLCVAHDGADPEDFNASVPVGFEDEANHFRSVFSNMPPDRLQVGYVGSLYPGKGMEIISEIVHLCPWANFHIVGGNKNEVALWNRRCIKNGFIPPNVMFYGFIPHALIGYICSFMDVALLPAQPFISNVSKNIDEAWHVSPLKLFEYMAAGVPVIASDLESLREVIEPGVTGLLVPPNDPAAWCNALSLLRDHPELRVQLGRKAREVLVNSYSWRCRAEKVLGGLQL, via the coding sequence GTGAAAATTATCTATCTTTCCAGATCCAGGTTCCCTTCAACTGCAGCAAACAGTGTAAATGTGATGAAAATGTGTGAAGCCTTCTCATTGCTGGGACACGATGTGCTTTTGGTTGGTAAGTTCGAAACAGATGATCTTCCTGTTGTCTTTGATTATTATAGAGTGAAACATAAATTCGGGCTCAAACCAATCCCCTCCTGGGATGGCTCTGCAACTGATCCTTTGTATGTTATTCGTAGCATCTGGGAAGCTAAGAAATATTTTCCTGATCTTGTTTATAGCCGTTCTCTTGAAGCATGTTTCGGAGTAGCAACGCTTGGCATCCCATCTGTTTATGAAATTCACGCAAAACCGAGAACTCTTTTGAAACGAGTTTTACTTAAACGCCTTATAGCTATGCCCTCTCTCAAACGAATTGTGGCTATTACTCAAGGGCTGGCTTGCTATTTGAGCAGGGAAGGATTCCTTAAAGGGAACAAGACATCTTACGTGTCCGATTTGTCATATAAGCTGTGTGTGGCTCATGATGGAGCAGACCCGGAAGACTTTAACGCTTCGGTTCCCGTTGGTTTTGAAGATGAAGCAAATCATTTTCGCAGTGTGTTTTCAAATATGCCCCCAGATAGGCTCCAGGTAGGGTATGTGGGCAGTCTTTATCCTGGCAAAGGCATGGAGATTATATCAGAGATTGTCCACCTGTGTCCCTGGGCGAACTTCCATATTGTGGGCGGTAACAAGAATGAAGTGGCTTTGTGGAACAGAAGATGTATCAAAAACGGATTTATACCACCTAACGTAATGTTTTACGGCTTTATTCCTCACGCACTTATTGGTTATATCTGCTCGTTTATGGATGTAGCTCTATTACCAGCTCAACCTTTTATATCGAATGTTTCCAAAAACATTGACGAAGCATGGCATGTATCGCCACTTAAGCTATTTGAGTATATGGCAGCAGGGGTACCAGTTATTGCTTCAGATCTGGAGAGCTTGCGAGAGGTCATAGAACCAGGCGTAACAGGACTTCTTGTCCCGCCCAATGATCCTGCTGCCTGGTGCAATGCTCTTTCTCTTTTGCGGGATCATCCTGAACTGAGAGTTCAACTGGGACGCAAAGCCAGAGAGGTTCTCGTTAATAGCTATTCCTGGAGGTGCCGCGCCGAAAAAGTTCTTGGCGGATTGCAACTGTGA